The genomic stretch AGCTTTTCGCGTACACAGCGTATGGTCTCCTTGTGGGATATATGATCAGTCTTATTCAGGCAATCTTCAGCGTTCTCGCCGGACGACAGATCATGCATGAAGTGTCTCGTTTGATGATGGGCTCTGGCTACCTCTCTTTCCCAAATCTCGCTACAGATCCCACGATAGCAGTATTCTGGATGGTCTTCTGGTTAATAGGCACCATCGGCTTTGTATGGACGTTCATTGTCCATGTCGCAGCCACCCAGTACGGCAGATATATCCCTCGAACGCATGCACTTCTCACCGTTATTCTGGCGTTCGTCTGTATGTATGGCGTGGTATGGATGCAGGTGCTATTCGTTCGACATATAATAACATGATTGTACCGAGATGCCCAGTCAGGAGTGCTTGAGGATATGAAGGGGCAAGAGAGATGTGAGACTGAGGGAGGAGAACCCCCGGTGGTGACTCTGATCAACCCGGCAGGCCCCGGCATCGGCGACCCCGTCGGGATGGAACGAATGTTCACAGCGACATGCGACTAGCCAGCGACAACGGGAGTTTACCTCAACGGCAACCCGAGACATACGGAGCGAACCGGGCGTCCGGGAAGCGCGTTCCGGTTTGAACGGTTTATTGTCATCGTCGGGAAGGCGATCCGGGCATCGATGAGGCTGGTGAAAGAACCCCTGTGTTACCCCGACCAACGGGTACGATCACAGTTTAGCAGTGCGGGTACTGAAACGGATCCACGTTTTGAAACGGCCTAAACCCTGACGAATCGTCCGGCAGGCGGGACACCGGGTCGGGAAATTCCCGCCATACTGCCGGTGAAAAGGGTTGGCAGCCGCTCAGGCAGGGTACACCGCCGCATCCCGTTCGGCCGCCGTGATCTTCTGCAGGAGGCCAGCAGAGAGGTCGGCGATCGGGTAGTACCCGCCGCCGGCATGTTCCGCGACGACTCTGCAGTAGCCCAGCCGGAACTCCAGAAAAGTTTTGCGGTTCCTTTCTCGCCACGGATGAGCACGCCGCCGATCCCCGGATTAACGGCATTGAGAATGAGCGCACGTTTCATTGTCTCCTGACCGACAATAGCGGTGAACGGAAGGACACTCCTTCGCGCCGAGTATGACATATGAGAGAATATGATGCAATTGATGTTAAATAGTTTCTATTTCGTAATAACCAATAGCGGACGAGGGCGGCCCTGCCCCCGCCCGGAACCATGTGGTCTCAGAACTCTTCCGCGATGCCGTAGCCGTATGACCGCAGTACCTCGCTCCCCCGCTGCTCCGGGTATGCGGCAAGCACGAGCCCCCGCGACTCCAGAAACTCCTCGGCGGAGACGATGGAGATAGGTTGGATCTGTTCGTCTTCGCCGGGCACCATCGACCAGGTATGGATGTAGTAGATGTCCGGCAGCCCCTCCTCTTCGTGCAGGTAGAGATCCCTTCCGCGCCCGAATGCCCCGCCTGCGTCACCGCCCCGCGGCGCGAGGTAGAGCCAGGCGTCACGGTCGGTGTCGAGGAGGATCTCGCCTTTCTCGGATTGAATACATTTCTTCATGGTCAGTCACCTCTGCCCCGCCAGCCGTGCAGGGCAGTTCGGCAGGCGGCGACGATGAACTCCGGGAGCCCGGTGAGGTGGCCATGGCCCTTCCGCAGCCCGGGTCGAACAGGAGGTTCCGCCACCGCCCGCCATCCGGAGATACAACAGCAAGTAACATATATTTTTCGTATAGTATCACCCGATGTTATAAAATAATTTTTTAGTAACAACTCGCCCCGAAAGGCATGCCCATGGTCGCCCGACGGATACGCTGCATGTACCCGCCGGAATCCTCAAACTCAGTCGAACCGGCAATTCTCCCTGGAGCTCTCCGTTGCGATCACCTCCGGAGTGCAACAGATGATACTGTGTGCCATGAAGCGCAGGACCGGCGGTGCCGGCTCCTCCGCTACGCATCGTGAGGGACAGGATCCCGGAAAATGTGGGGGCCAGGACAGGGGACACGCCGAATCGAAGGGGAAACCCCGGATCCGGCCTATCCGGGGACGTTCACCTTCTCGGTGCCCATCGTCACCTTCACATCGACGAACCGCCCGTCCAGGGTCACGATATAGCGTCCCGCCCGGTAGAGCATGATCGACTTCTCCCGGGCGCTTCCGTATATCCCGTGGTAACCCTCGTCGGCGATGAGCCGGAGGGTTTCGGGGTCGCGGACGGTGACGACGAGCCGGGAGTTCGCGTCCGGTTCGGGATGCCGCGGGGTCGCGGAGAAGGTGATGATGAACGGCACGTCGACGACGTCCACCTGCAGCCCCCTGGCGGAATGGTAGAGGGTATACTGTTCCTCGAAGACCTTCGTCTTTTCGGCGACCGGCTTTGCGCCATCCATCCGTGTCAGGGGCACGGGCGTGACGTTGCATGGGTTCGGGTCCGGCAGGTGCTCGCCGGGCTGCACCGGCACCGGATCGACCGGAACCACCACGTTCAAATTCTGTGTCACGGAGGGAGCAGGGCGGCTCTCCCCGGCCGGTTCCAATGAGCCCGACCACGGTTGATCGACGGCGCCGGAGGGGATCGGCTCATCGTCCTTCTCGAGGGCGATACATCCGGAGCACGCGGCGACAAGGACGACGATCAGGATGAGTGCGGCGGTTCGGGCAGGTGCGCTACGGAAGTCTCCGCCGCGCCGTGGCACACGTCCTTTCCCATCGTTTCGCCGGTACAGCCCCGCATGCCGGCAGGGCAACGATTTTCTGTTCATACCTTCAGTTCCTCCCTCTGCTTTCTCCATAGCGCTTTGTAGTCTCTGTGGTCACCATGCGGACGGCTGTGGCATCACCATGCGGACGGCTGTGGCATCGTCCATCCGGTCATCGATCCAGTTCTATCTCCGAGTAGATCTCCCGCAAGACAAAGTCCCTGATCGAACCATGAACCCCAGGACAGGACCCCGTAGATGTTCAAGACGGAGGTGTCCTTCATGGTCAGATCGTCGCCCTCCGGAAGACGGTGACACTCACCAGGAGGATCAGAACCGCACCGACGAGAAGCCCAAGGAGGGTGACCGCCGGGAATATTCCGGTCTGGAGATCCCTGATCGCATCGATTGCATAGGAGACGGGGTTTAACCGCGCAAGGGCCGCGAGCCAGCCCGGCATCTGGTCGTAGGGCATCAGCGCACTGCTCGTGAAGAAGAGCGGCATTGAGATCATCGCGTTGACTGCCGCGTAGGAGTCATGATCCTCAAGTTTGAGGGCGACCGTCGTCATCAGCGAGGAGAGGAGGAGGCCGAAGATGAAGAGGACTAGATAGGTCTGGAAGAGGAGCGCCGGGTCAAGGAAGTGCGCACCAAGCAGAATGGCAATTACCAGAATGACCGTCGCCTGGATCAGGCCCCGGAGAGTGATGAAAAGGATCTTGCCAAAGAGGATGCTCTCCCGTGGTGCTGGCATCGCAAGGAACTTCTGGAGGTAGCCGAGGATCTTATCGAACATCAGGAGCGCTCCACCCTGGAAGGATGCACCAAGCATCGTCAGGACCAGGATACCGGGGGCGATGAAGTCAAGGTAGTTGTCGGTGAACCGGATCGGAAGAGCGAGGCCGACAAAGATGAGCCATGCCGCAGGCAGAACCAGCGTCGAGATGACATTGACCCTGCCCCGGAGCCAGCGGCGGAAGTCCCGCTCCATGTAATAGAACATCCGCCTCATGCCCGCCTCCGAAGCATCCTGCTGAACTGCCCGACATCAAATGCCGCCGTCTCGTCCTGTTCTCCAACCAGGGCGAGGAAGACGTCGTCGAGGGTCGGTTGCCGGATCGAGACCGATCGGATCGTCATTCCATCTCTGGTGAGTGCGCGGGAGATGGAAAGGCCCGCCTCTTCACCGTTATCCACCTCAAACCTGAGTTCGTCATCGGTTCTGCCGAGAAAGGCGACACCTTCAGGGAGTTGCCCCCCGAAGGTTCCGTCAGTTCGGATCGAGACGATGTCACGGCAGACAGTCGCCTTCAGCGCAGACGGGGTGTCGGTCGCCACCACCCGGCCTCCATCGATGATCCCGACCCGGTCGCAGGCCTGGTCCGCCTCGTCCATGTAGTGCGTCGTGACAAAGACCGTCATCCCCCGGTTCTTCAGCGCGATGATATGCTCCCATATCCGCTTTCTGCCTGCTACATCAAGCCCTATCGTCGGTTCGTCGAGGAAGAGCACCGCCGGGTCATGGACAAGCGCCTGCGCCAGTTCGAGCCTTCTGCGCATCCCGCCCGAGTAGGTCCGCACAAGGTCGTCCGCACGGGACGAAAGGTCCATCATCGCGAGCGCCTCATCCGCCGTCTCCCGGGGATGAGGGACGCCGTAGACCTTTGCAAAGAAGACAACATTCTCCCGCCCGGTGAGTTTCTGGTCGACCGCCATATCCTGCGGGACATAGCTGATCTGCTCCCTGACCGCGAGCGGGTTCCCCGTCACCGAGTGCCCACAGATCGTTGCATCCCCCTCCGTCGGGGCAAGGAGCGTCGTCAGCATCTTTACGGTCGTCGTCTTCCCCGAGCCGTTCGGTCCAAGGAGGCCGAAGATCTCCCGGTCGATCAGAAGATCCATCCGGTCGACCGCAACAAGGCTGCCGAACCGTTTTGTTAACCCTGATACCTCTACTGCTGTCAAAGTAGTACTACTCCTGCTGCTCTCTCTTCATATTTCTTGAAGCACGGATCTCTTCAAGGGTCATGATGGTGATCGCACCGCCCTGTACCTGGCCGTCCGCTCCATCAAGGCGATCTTCAAGCCACCCCTCGGTTTCGAGGTACGCATCCCGGAGCCCTTCGGAAACCTCTGGATCCGGGTTCCAGAGCCCCCTGCATTCCGCTTCAAGGAGGCGCCGACCAATCTCTTCGAGCGCAAATGGATTCGCTTCTTTGAAGAAGGCCCGGTTCTCCGGATCGAGGACGAACGTCTTTGCTATCTCATCAAAAATCCGATCATCAACCTCGCCGGTCGATGCCTCCCATCCATAGACCGTACCGACACGTTTTGCGATGTCGCCTGCACCTTTGTACCCGTGTCGTTTCATCCCCTCGATCCAGGCAGGGTTGAGGAGTTTCGTCGTGACGACACGGCGCAGTTCTGCTGCAAGCGTTCTGACCTCGACCTGTGAGGGGGTGCGGGTGTCACCATAGTATGCTTCCACACGTTTCCCCGAGAGGTGGCGTGCGGCAGCTGTCATCCCACCGTGGGTTCCAAAGTAGCAGCAACACCCGGTCAGGTCGTACTCGTCGGTTGCGGTCTTGTTGAAGGTTGCGTCAACATGGGAGAGGAGGCTTGAGAACCCAGACCTGTTCTCTGTTCCGATGTCTCCGTCCCCGTACGAATAACTGTTCCAATCGAGGAAAATTTCTGCCAGATCCTTCTCTTCTTTCCATGCAGATGCAAAGACTGCAAGGTTGACGCCGCTGCCGTAGGTACCGGGCCTGCTCCCGAAGATCCTCTTGGTGGTTCCGCTCTCTCGTGTATGCATCCCAATTGGGTTCTTGTCATCCGGTTCATCAAGTTCAGATACAGCTGCCAGTGCACGGTCAAGGAGTTCGATTGCAGAGAAGAAACAGTCGCGGATGATACCACTTGCCCGGACTGTGACATCGACACGAGGACGGCCAAGGTCTTCGATTGGAATAACAGAAAACCCAGTTACTTTTACTCCTTCCCAAACCGGTTCGACACCGAGAAGTGTCAGGATTTGAGCGAACTGCTCTCCGTCGGTCCACATCAGGTCACTTGACATCCAGTCCATCGCGACTGTCTTTGGATAATCCCCATGCTCCTCAAGGTATGTTTTTAAAAGAGCATCGGCGAGCTTTCTGCCAACCATCCAGGCCGCTTTTGTCGGGACCGTCGAAGGGTCGAGTGAGTAGAAGTTCCTCCCGGTTGGAAGGATGTCAGTTTTTCCACGGGTTATCAGCCCAGATGGACCGGGAGGAATAAACCCGCCCGAGATGCCGTGGAGGAGCGATCTTATCTCGTTAGTCTCGTTGATACCAGTATTGAGAGTTAGGATCAGAGCTGCTACAGCGAAAAGATCATCCTCTGTTCCCGGCAGCGGCGGACGACCGACTGCGGTATGGACTGCATCAAGGGCATTCGACCCAGAGAGGATCGCCCTGACGAAGGCAAGTTCTGCGCTCTCCCGTTCGCGGAGCAACTCCACGTTCTCTGGGGAACAACTATCCGCAAAGAGTGCTTTTGAGAGAGCGTTGTTGAACCGAGCAGCGGCATGGATGAAATGTGCT from Methanoculleus chikugoensis encodes the following:
- a CDS encoding YIP1 family protein — protein: MPIDEMSGRLFRNLRKLLFHPFQFFESMPEHPRLLPPLLLILGICLVRSVWYSQVLADYMVRLLEGSSFPTGGFALWSMVLLTIGPAIRWVLVAGIVFAISALLRGKGSFSQLFAYTAYGLLVGYMISLIQAIFSVLAGRQIMHEVSRLMMGSGYLSFPNLATDPTIAVFWMVFWLIGTIGFVWTFIVHVAATQYGRYIPRTHALLTVILAFVCMYGVVWMQVLFVRHIIT
- a CDS encoding ABC transporter permease; the encoded protein is MRRMFYYMERDFRRWLRGRVNVISTLVLPAAWLIFVGLALPIRFTDNYLDFIAPGILVLTMLGASFQGGALLMFDKILGYLQKFLAMPAPRESILFGKILFITLRGLIQATVILVIAILLGAHFLDPALLFQTYLVLFIFGLLLSSLMTTVALKLEDHDSYAAVNAMISMPLFFTSSALMPYDQMPGWLAALARLNPVSYAIDAIRDLQTGIFPAVTLLGLLVGAVLILLVSVTVFRRATI
- a CDS encoding ATP-binding cassette domain-containing protein produces the protein MTAVEVSGLTKRFGSLVAVDRMDLLIDREIFGLLGPNGSGKTTTVKMLTTLLAPTEGDATICGHSVTGNPLAVREQISYVPQDMAVDQKLTGRENVVFFAKVYGVPHPRETADEALAMMDLSSRADDLVRTYSGGMRRRLELAQALVHDPAVLFLDEPTIGLDVAGRKRIWEHIIALKNRGMTVFVTTHYMDEADQACDRVGIIDGGRVVATDTPSALKATVCRDIVSIRTDGTFGGQLPEGVAFLGRTDDELRFEVDNGEEAGLSISRALTRDGMTIRSVSIRQPTLDDVFLALVGEQDETAAFDVGQFSRMLRRRA